In Haloarchaeobius litoreus, the following are encoded in one genomic region:
- a CDS encoding class I SAM-dependent methyltransferase — translation MGFHTFPIDRADALEDPSRYRYCSREELVAALALDGSESVADLGSGTGFYTDDVAPFAARMYAVDVQAEMHELYREKGMPGNVEAVTAPIDDLPLGDGALDAAFSTMTYHEFAGDGALDELHRVLGEGGRLVTVDWTANGLGESGPSRDERFDAEDAVAQHEAAGFTVTAATERPETMLVVATRD, via the coding sequence ATGGGATTCCACACCTTCCCCATCGACCGCGCCGACGCACTGGAGGACCCCTCCCGCTACCGCTACTGCTCGCGGGAGGAGCTGGTCGCCGCCCTCGCCCTCGACGGGAGCGAGTCCGTCGCCGACCTCGGCTCCGGTACCGGCTTCTACACCGACGATGTGGCCCCGTTCGCCGCCAGGATGTACGCGGTGGACGTCCAGGCCGAGATGCACGAGCTGTACCGCGAGAAGGGGATGCCCGGGAACGTCGAGGCGGTGACGGCACCGATCGACGACCTGCCGCTCGGGGACGGCGCTCTGGACGCCGCGTTCTCGACGATGACGTACCACGAGTTCGCCGGCGACGGCGCGCTCGACGAGCTACACCGGGTGCTCGGCGAGGGGGGTCGACTCGTCACCGTGGACTGGACCGCGAACGGACTGGGGGAGTCCGGCCCGTCGCGGGACGAACGCTTCGACGCCGAGGACGCGGTGGCCCAGCACGAGGCCGCCGGCTTCACGGTGACGGCTGCGACCGAACGCCCCGAGACGATGCTCGTCGTCGCGACCCGGGACTGA
- a CDS encoding GrpB family protein — MVDIHDDPIELADSRHERWVERYEAERGRVRDALAAAGLADSVVRVEHVGSTAVPDLAAKDIVDLDVVVADGAVREVATAIVGRVGGTRYDNHDGWNVVPRHHEGQRFNVHVFAESDDGWKVSVATRDVLRERDDLRAEYESVKRRLAGETDDLGDYSRGKTTLVETLLDDARNGDYDFAFAVPETV, encoded by the coding sequence ATGGTCGACATCCACGACGACCCCATCGAACTCGCCGACTCCCGTCACGAGCGGTGGGTCGAACGGTACGAGGCCGAGCGCGGCCGGGTGCGTGACGCGCTCGCCGCGGCTGGCCTCGCGGACAGCGTCGTTCGCGTCGAGCACGTCGGCTCGACCGCGGTCCCCGACCTCGCCGCGAAGGACATCGTCGACCTCGACGTCGTCGTCGCCGACGGCGCGGTCCGCGAGGTGGCGACGGCCATCGTCGGCCGGGTCGGCGGCACGCGCTACGACAACCACGACGGCTGGAACGTCGTACCCCGCCACCACGAGGGCCAGCGGTTCAACGTCCACGTCTTCGCCGAGTCGGACGACGGCTGGAAGGTCAGCGTCGCCACGCGGGACGTGCTCCGCGAACGCGACGACCTGCGTGCCGAGTACGAGTCGGTGAAGCGCCGACTCGCCGGGGAGACCGACGACCTCGGCGACTACTCGCGCGGAAAGACGACGCTCGTCGAGACGCTGCTCGACGACGCGAGAAACGGCGACTACGACTTCGCGTTCGCGGTGCCCGAGACGGTCTGA
- a CDS encoding LLM class flavin-dependent oxidoreductase, with protein sequence MKLGTGLFTCQRRPDDDRSTTEIYDEMLELSRTADDAGLDSIWVSEHHFTEDEYLPGTMPSLSAIAAQTEQIELGTCIALAPLYDGVRLAEDTATLDHISHDRTTLGLAIGSNPGEFEAFGVPQDERVERLSDQVKLLRAAWSEGPLDYDAEFHDIDPDVSVTPKPVDNDVPIMLGGGAKPAVRRAARTADAWCAPSKLSIGGLKKRIEDIKNVREEEDIDGDFDFYVIRHGFVGDSREEAWETMKPGYFYIQRRYAEIFSGEPVDELPEERKEELKKQAIFGTPEQVVSDLERYRDALGDDVHVIFRTYHPGIGTETMAECIERLGSEVAPELR encoded by the coding sequence ATGAAACTCGGTACGGGACTGTTCACCTGCCAGCGCCGACCCGACGACGACCGCTCGACGACCGAGATCTACGACGAGATGCTCGAGCTCTCGCGGACCGCCGACGACGCGGGCCTCGACAGCATCTGGGTGTCCGAACACCACTTCACCGAGGACGAGTACCTCCCGGGGACGATGCCGTCGCTTTCGGCCATCGCCGCGCAGACCGAGCAGATAGAACTCGGCACCTGTATCGCGCTCGCGCCGCTGTACGACGGCGTCCGCCTCGCGGAGGACACCGCAACGCTCGACCACATCTCGCACGACCGGACGACGCTCGGGCTGGCCATCGGCTCCAACCCGGGCGAGTTCGAGGCCTTCGGCGTGCCACAGGACGAGCGCGTCGAGCGCCTCTCCGACCAGGTGAAGCTCCTCCGAGCGGCCTGGTCCGAGGGGCCGCTCGACTACGACGCCGAGTTCCACGACATCGACCCGGACGTGTCGGTGACGCCGAAGCCCGTCGACAACGACGTGCCGATCATGCTCGGCGGCGGGGCGAAGCCGGCGGTGCGCCGTGCCGCCCGGACCGCCGACGCGTGGTGTGCGCCCTCGAAGCTCTCCATCGGGGGTCTGAAGAAGCGCATCGAGGACATCAAGAACGTCCGCGAGGAGGAGGACATCGACGGCGACTTCGACTTCTACGTCATCCGGCACGGCTTCGTCGGCGACTCCCGCGAGGAGGCGTGGGAGACGATGAAGCCCGGCTACTTCTACATCCAGCGGCGCTACGCCGAGATATTCTCCGGCGAGCCCGTCGACGAGCTCCCCGAAGAGCGCAAGGAAGAGCTGAAGAAGCAGGCCATCTTCGGCACCCCCGAGCAGGTCGTCTCCGACCTGGAACGCTACCGCGACGCGCTCGGCGACGACGTCCACGTCATCTTCAGGACCTACCATCCCGGCATCGGCACGGAGACGATGGCGGAGTGCATCGAGCGCCTCGGCAGCGAGGTCGCGCCGGAACTGCGGTAG
- a CDS encoding M24 family metallopeptidase, which produces MTDAAFERRTRDCQQRLRDGAGDLAVLFPSRNLFYATGFDEEPQERHLFLFVPSEGDPVFLVPDLYGSQVRAESWVEDVRTWSDGDDPVAAVEHVVADLAVPADGHVLVDDTMWALFTQDLEAALPDARFGLASAVFDDLRVRKDEAELDCLRRAGELADEVSVAVRNLGEDVVGWTESELAAEIESRLLSSGDALAFDVIAGSGPNGAMPHHTHGDREIRRGDPVVLDFGAYVDGYPGDQTRTVVFAGEPPEGFEQVHDTVRDALEAGVAAVEPGITAESVDRAARAVIEDAGYGEAFVHRTGHGVGLDVHEPPYIVEGNETELEPGMVFSVEPGVYIEDEFGVRIEDLVVVTADGCERLNDSPRGWRAGDAS; this is translated from the coding sequence ATGACCGACGCCGCCTTCGAGCGACGCACCCGCGACTGCCAGCAGCGACTCCGGGACGGCGCGGGCGACCTCGCCGTGCTGTTCCCGAGCCGGAACCTCTTCTACGCGACCGGTTTCGACGAGGAGCCCCAGGAACGGCATCTGTTCCTGTTCGTCCCGAGCGAGGGCGACCCCGTCTTCCTCGTCCCCGACCTCTACGGCTCGCAGGTCCGGGCCGAGAGCTGGGTCGAGGACGTACGGACGTGGAGCGACGGTGACGACCCTGTCGCTGCAGTCGAACACGTGGTCGCCGACCTCGCAGTCCCCGCCGACGGCCACGTCCTCGTCGACGACACGATGTGGGCGCTGTTCACGCAGGACCTCGAAGCCGCGCTGCCCGACGCGAGGTTCGGGCTCGCCAGCGCGGTGTTCGACGATCTCCGGGTCCGGAAGGACGAGGCCGAACTCGACTGCCTGCGCCGGGCCGGCGAACTCGCGGACGAGGTGAGCGTCGCCGTCCGGAACCTCGGCGAGGACGTCGTCGGCTGGACCGAGAGCGAACTCGCCGCCGAGATCGAGTCGCGACTCCTCTCCAGTGGGGACGCCCTCGCGTTCGACGTCATCGCCGGCTCGGGGCCGAACGGGGCGATGCCCCACCACACCCACGGTGACCGCGAGATTCGTCGGGGCGACCCGGTCGTACTGGACTTCGGCGCGTACGTCGACGGCTACCCGGGCGACCAGACCCGGACCGTCGTGTTCGCCGGCGAGCCCCCCGAGGGGTTCGAGCAGGTCCACGACACCGTCCGGGACGCACTGGAGGCCGGTGTCGCGGCGGTCGAACCGGGTATCACGGCCGAGTCCGTCGACCGCGCCGCCCGGGCGGTCATCGAGGACGCGGGCTACGGGGAGGCGTTCGTCCACCGGACCGGCCACGGCGTCGGCCTCGACGTGCACGAACCGCCGTACATCGTCGAGGGCAACGAGACCGAACTCGAACCGGGGATGGTGTTCTCGGTCGAACCGGGCGTCTACATCGAGGACGAGTTCGGCGTCCGTATCGAGGACCTCGTCGTCGTCACCGCGGACGGCTGCGAGCGGCTGAACGACTCGCCGCGGGGCTGGCGCGCCGGCGACGCCTCGTAG
- a CDS encoding GNAT family N-acetyltransferase, whose protein sequence is MNFRHATTDDVPEIIDVAERSWEHDYPAILTRETAREAVAEWYDADRLELDAVTADTALIVAIDEDADEERAGPVIGFLHGVVDDDTGTLLRVYVDPDYRGEGTGRELVEYATDDFETRGVERVEAMVLAENEPGNEFYRSLGFELVQRATTAIGGEPHDENIYLKLL, encoded by the coding sequence ATGAACTTCCGCCACGCGACAACGGACGACGTTCCGGAGATCATCGACGTCGCGGAGCGGTCCTGGGAGCACGACTACCCGGCCATCCTGACCCGCGAGACTGCACGCGAGGCGGTCGCGGAGTGGTACGACGCCGACCGGCTGGAGCTCGACGCCGTCACCGCCGACACGGCGCTCATCGTCGCCATCGACGAGGACGCCGACGAGGAGCGTGCCGGGCCGGTCATCGGGTTCCTCCACGGGGTCGTCGACGACGACACCGGAACCCTGCTCCGTGTGTACGTCGACCCAGACTACCGTGGCGAGGGGACTGGTCGCGAGCTCGTCGAGTACGCCACCGACGACTTCGAGACGCGGGGCGTCGAGCGCGTCGAGGCGATGGTGCTCGCGGAGAACGAGCCGGGCAACGAGTTCTACCGGTCACTCGGTTTCGAGCTCGTCCAGCGTGCGACGACGGCCATCGGCGGCGAGCCGCACGACGAGAACATCTACCTGAAGCTGCTGTAG
- a CDS encoding TetR/AcrR family transcriptional regulator — MDQARDGESMDTRERIMVACLRVLDSHGYAGLSIGRIADEADLSKSSVYHFFDDKDDMLVSFLDYMLDRFVGPLDDSFGEDPEADLWVHLDFALFGATGEVVPPTPGEFEPGSGEPFVELRTQAVHDETYRRRFTTIDENLQARLASIIRDGIEDGAFREVDPEETAELLLTLMLGGLFRRATADGVDTDAVRREVERVVEATLLAD, encoded by the coding sequence ATGGACCAGGCGCGCGACGGCGAGTCGATGGACACACGCGAGCGGATCATGGTCGCGTGTCTCCGGGTGCTCGACAGCCACGGCTACGCCGGACTCTCCATCGGGCGCATCGCCGACGAGGCCGACCTCAGCAAGTCCTCTGTCTACCACTTCTTCGACGACAAGGACGACATGCTGGTGTCCTTCCTCGACTATATGCTCGACCGCTTCGTGGGCCCACTCGACGATTCGTTCGGCGAGGACCCGGAGGCGGACCTCTGGGTCCACCTCGACTTCGCCCTGTTCGGAGCGACCGGGGAGGTCGTCCCCCCGACGCCCGGCGAGTTCGAACCGGGGTCGGGCGAGCCGTTCGTCGAGCTCCGAACTCAGGCCGTCCACGACGAGACCTACCGGCGTCGGTTCACCACTATCGACGAGAACCTGCAGGCGCGTCTCGCCAGCATCATTCGGGACGGCATCGAGGACGGGGCCTTCCGGGAGGTCGACCCGGAGGAGACGGCGGAGCTGTTGCTCACGCTGATGTTGGGTGGGCTCTTCCGGCGTGCGACGGCCGACGGCGTCGACACCGACGCGGTCAGGCGCGAGGTCGAGCGCGTCGTCGAAGCCACCCTGCTCGCGGACTGA
- a CDS encoding efflux RND transporter permease subunit, producing MTDGNRITAILTDRSRAVVAVLLVLTALVGAGVPMVEQETSLDQFQGDTAESAAQDYVDANFSTDGEGAVTQIIVTDPDGDVLDRGSLLATLDYQQTVVANQTVQGSLAENETGRSIASAVGTRAVVEERAASLAARETELNRTADALERSLLTLESNPNVSVETAFESVEANTSVALDTVDYRTFENSARTLRDESTNATSRERALRNGSVGLLETEYDALATDYAALSELDPSLSRQQTALADLNETELESLLAVVLGGGSGDDGAAGGRSLALLPTGFEPGATEANATLVLFHQAVEGGGPAAGSAPDSLVDAELAMERLADDAEASYLVFGSGIVAEETTDSMVDSILLVGPLAALFVVVVLAFAYRDLLDILLGIAGVGTVLVWTFGVMGWVGIDFNQPFIIVVVLLIGLSIDYAIHLVMRYREERAGGVDPRPAMRTALGSVGVALLFVTVTTAIGFLANVASPLSVFRQIGVVSAIGIVSALVVFGGLVPAVKLELDEWLLSRGNRRDQPALGSEGSPLGRTLAVGATLARRAPVAVLVVAVLLSTAGAYGATQVDTSFSESDFLAEDPDQWLKDLPEPFAPGDYSAKRGMDTLNDRFVRQDTEATVLVRGDVADPETLDRLADAEADAAGRSTTQTYAGGETAITSPLTVMESVAAENESFAATLHESDTDDDGTPDENVSAVFDALHRSAPDEAAQVLQRTDDGEYVAARMVVSVDGSASGSAVTEDVREVAATVEGDSVTATATGQVVINAVTADQLLETVMEGLVVALVVVFLFLSLVYRVSEGSASLGAVTVVPVAFTVTWILGSMALLGVPFNIVTGLITSLTIGLGVDYSIHVSERFNQELAATGSVDAALVESVTGTGGALFSSAATTASGFGVLTVSLLPFLQSFGVITALTIVFSFLASVFVLPSLLALWARWGGQGNLDATAEFPFGPETDDPAMPADGPGTDETEPTAGDGLSATRTIPDPLTTAHADSEVSVVIAGAVGRVRLREAVPGPYEVTAVSPEPVELVERTDGFYALWDAGEHDQSLRISYETRHPADARDGDTVTVDGEVATEAGSRPVGGDAELVHVDDVFQRVLERGEAWDEDVQAAADRLSAGEMTEREFERVCRVWLGRERTGGSNRAVPVSED from the coding sequence ATGACCGACGGGAACCGCATCACCGCAATCCTCACCGACCGCAGTCGCGCAGTCGTCGCGGTCCTGCTCGTCCTGACCGCCCTCGTCGGAGCCGGCGTCCCGATGGTCGAACAGGAGACGTCGCTCGACCAGTTCCAGGGCGACACCGCCGAATCGGCCGCTCAGGACTACGTCGACGCCAACTTCTCGACCGACGGCGAGGGAGCCGTGACACAGATAATCGTCACCGACCCGGACGGTGACGTGCTCGACCGCGGGTCGTTGCTGGCCACCCTCGACTACCAGCAGACAGTGGTCGCGAACCAGACGGTTCAGGGGTCGCTCGCCGAGAACGAGACCGGTCGCAGCATCGCATCGGCCGTCGGCACCCGCGCGGTCGTCGAGGAACGCGCGGCGAGCCTCGCCGCACGGGAGACCGAGCTGAACCGGACCGCCGACGCGCTGGAACGGTCGCTCCTGACACTCGAATCCAACCCCAACGTGAGCGTGGAGACCGCCTTCGAGTCTGTCGAAGCGAACACCTCGGTCGCGCTCGACACCGTCGACTATCGCACGTTCGAGAACTCGGCACGGACGCTACGGGACGAGTCGACGAACGCGACGTCCCGAGAGCGGGCCCTCCGGAACGGCTCCGTGGGCCTGCTCGAAACCGAGTACGACGCTCTCGCCACGGACTACGCGGCGCTCTCTGAGCTCGACCCCTCGCTCTCCCGCCAGCAGACGGCGCTCGCGGACCTGAACGAGACTGAGCTGGAGTCGCTGCTCGCCGTCGTGCTCGGCGGCGGCAGCGGCGACGACGGAGCCGCCGGCGGGCGGTCGCTCGCCCTGCTCCCGACGGGCTTCGAACCCGGTGCGACCGAGGCGAACGCGACGCTCGTGCTGTTCCACCAGGCAGTCGAGGGTGGAGGGCCAGCCGCGGGGTCCGCACCGGACTCGCTCGTCGACGCGGAGCTCGCGATGGAACGTCTCGCAGACGACGCCGAGGCATCGTATCTCGTCTTCGGAAGCGGCATCGTCGCCGAGGAGACCACCGACTCGATGGTCGACAGCATCCTCCTCGTCGGGCCGCTCGCGGCCCTGTTCGTCGTCGTCGTGCTCGCGTTCGCCTACCGTGACCTGCTCGACATCCTGCTCGGGATCGCCGGCGTCGGGACCGTCCTCGTCTGGACGTTCGGCGTGATGGGCTGGGTCGGCATCGACTTCAACCAGCCGTTCATCATCGTCGTCGTCCTGCTCATCGGGCTCTCCATCGACTACGCGATCCACCTGGTGATGCGCTACCGCGAGGAGCGCGCCGGCGGTGTCGACCCCCGACCCGCCATGCGGACAGCCCTCGGGAGCGTCGGTGTCGCTCTCCTGTTCGTCACCGTCACGACGGCCATCGGGTTCCTCGCGAACGTCGCCAGCCCCCTCTCGGTGTTCCGGCAGATCGGCGTCGTGAGCGCCATCGGCATCGTCTCGGCGCTGGTCGTCTTCGGCGGGCTCGTCCCCGCGGTCAAGCTCGAACTCGACGAGTGGCTGCTGTCTCGTGGCAACCGGCGCGACCAGCCCGCCCTCGGCTCCGAGGGCAGTCCGCTCGGACGCACGCTGGCGGTCGGGGCCACGCTCGCCCGCCGCGCACCGGTCGCCGTCCTCGTCGTCGCGGTCCTCCTCAGCACGGCCGGTGCGTACGGGGCGACGCAGGTCGACACCAGCTTCAGTGAGTCCGACTTCCTCGCCGAGGACCCCGACCAGTGGCTCAAGGACCTCCCCGAACCGTTCGCGCCCGGCGACTACAGTGCCAAGCGCGGGATGGACACGCTCAACGACCGCTTCGTCCGGCAGGACACCGAGGCGACCGTCCTCGTCCGGGGCGACGTTGCCGACCCCGAGACGCTGGACCGCCTCGCCGACGCCGAGGCGGACGCTGCCGGTCGCTCGACGACCCAGACCTACGCCGGCGGCGAGACCGCCATCACCAGCCCGCTCACCGTGATGGAGTCGGTCGCCGCGGAGAACGAGTCCTTCGCCGCGACCCTGCACGAGAGCGACACCGACGACGACGGCACCCCCGACGAGAACGTGTCGGCCGTGTTCGACGCGCTCCACCGGTCCGCGCCCGACGAGGCCGCGCAGGTGCTCCAGCGTACCGACGACGGCGAGTACGTCGCCGCACGCATGGTCGTCTCCGTCGACGGCAGCGCCTCGGGCAGCGCGGTCACCGAGGACGTGCGCGAGGTCGCAGCGACGGTCGAGGGCGACAGCGTGACGGCGACGGCGACCGGCCAGGTCGTCATCAACGCCGTCACCGCCGACCAGCTGCTCGAGACCGTCATGGAGGGGCTCGTCGTCGCGCTCGTCGTCGTGTTCCTCTTCCTCTCGCTCGTCTACCGCGTCAGCGAGGGCAGCGCGTCGCTCGGCGCTGTCACGGTCGTCCCCGTCGCGTTCACCGTGACCTGGATACTCGGCTCGATGGCGCTGCTCGGCGTCCCGTTCAACATCGTCACCGGGCTGATAACCAGCCTGACGATCGGACTCGGCGTCGACTACAGCATCCACGTCAGCGAGCGGTTCAACCAGGAGCTGGCGGCGACCGGCTCGGTCGATGCGGCGCTCGTCGAGAGCGTCACCGGCACCGGCGGCGCGCTGTTCTCCTCGGCCGCGACGACGGCGAGCGGATTCGGCGTGCTCACCGTCTCGCTGCTGCCGTTCCTCCAGTCGTTCGGGGTCATCACCGCGCTCACCATCGTCTTCTCGTTCCTCGCGAGCGTGTTCGTGCTCCCGAGCCTGCTGGCGCTGTGGGCGCGCTGGGGCGGCCAAGGGAACCTCGACGCGACCGCCGAGTTCCCGTTCGGCCCGGAGACGGACGACCCGGCGATGCCGGCGGACGGACCGGGAACCGACGAGACGGAGCCGACAGCCGGCGACGGCCTCTCGGCGACCAGAACCATCCCGGACCCGCTGACGACGGCACACGCCGACTCCGAGGTCTCCGTCGTCATCGCCGGAGCGGTGGGCCGCGTGCGGCTGCGGGAAGCCGTGCCGGGACCGTACGAGGTGACGGCGGTGTCGCCGGAACCAGTGGAACTGGTCGAACGAACGGACGGGTTCTACGCGCTCTGGGACGCTGGAGAGCACGACCAGTCGCTCCGAATCAGCTACGAGACGAGACATCCAGCCGATGCACGGGACGGCGACACCGTCACCGTCGACGGCGAGGTCGCGACCGAGGCCGGCAGTCGACCCGTCGGTGGCGACGCCGAACTCGTCCACGTCGACGACGTGTTCCAGCGCGTCCTCGAACGCGGCGAGGCCTGGGACGAGGACGTCCAGGCCGCCGCGGACCGGCTGTCCGCGGGCGAGATGACGGAGCGGGAGTTCGAGCGCGTCTGTCGGGTGTGGCTCGGGCGCGAGCGGACCGGCGGGTCGAACCGAGCGGTGCCGGTGTCCGAGGACTGA
- a CDS encoding M24 family metallopeptidase → MYERTFMEGTRGTQAVDWEERIDVKRLREERYAKALARLEDSEMGSMLLVSDPNIRYVTGLAMTGGSGADHYTLLTEDGDIVHWDTADHASNQRFNCPWLDDIRYACPGLGNVPRASGRDSARSWLKQKMADLVYEAMEEYGVHKEPMGLDVGNMGLIDAFENDGVDVRTKECVDLMHDARKIKTDDEIECLRMVAAICEAGFQQIVENAAPGKRESEVWGDAVREIWRHGAMAQGGYVTSGPNTWPKHQANTTDRMMRPGDIVYADFYNIGYLGYRSCYYRTFSLGEPTQAQQDAYETAVDNLYDVLDRIEPGATTDEICKGFPDMEGEHADWYGATDHWQMTTNHWAHGLGLQLYEVPLIWRGLSPDHPIEIEEGMTMAVETMEPADRQGVRVEEMVVVREDGVEILSQWPVEEITAIDY, encoded by the coding sequence ATGTACGAACGCACGTTCATGGAGGGAACGCGGGGAACCCAGGCGGTCGACTGGGAGGAGCGCATCGACGTGAAGCGGCTCCGCGAGGAACGCTACGCGAAGGCGCTCGCGCGCCTGGAGGACTCCGAGATGGGGTCGATGCTGCTCGTGTCGGACCCGAACATCCGCTACGTCACCGGGCTGGCGATGACCGGCGGCTCCGGCGCGGACCACTACACCTTGCTCACGGAGGACGGCGACATCGTCCACTGGGACACGGCGGACCACGCGAGCAACCAGCGGTTCAACTGTCCGTGGCTCGACGACATCCGCTACGCCTGCCCCGGTCTCGGCAACGTCCCGCGGGCGTCCGGCCGCGACTCCGCCCGCAGCTGGCTCAAGCAGAAGATGGCCGACCTCGTCTACGAGGCGATGGAGGAGTACGGCGTCCACAAGGAGCCGATGGGCCTCGACGTGGGCAACATGGGGCTCATCGACGCGTTCGAGAACGACGGCGTCGACGTTCGCACGAAGGAGTGCGTCGACCTGATGCACGACGCCCGGAAGATAAAGACGGACGACGAGATCGAGTGCCTGCGCATGGTCGCGGCCATCTGCGAGGCGGGCTTCCAGCAGATCGTCGAGAACGCCGCGCCGGGCAAGCGCGAGTCCGAGGTCTGGGGCGACGCGGTCCGTGAGATCTGGCGTCACGGCGCGATGGCCCAGGGCGGCTACGTCACGTCCGGCCCGAACACCTGGCCGAAGCATCAGGCGAACACGACCGACCGGATGATGCGCCCGGGCGACATCGTCTACGCCGACTTCTACAACATCGGCTACCTCGGCTACCGGTCGTGCTACTACCGGACGTTCTCCCTGGGCGAGCCGACGCAGGCCCAGCAGGACGCCTACGAGACCGCGGTGGACAACCTCTACGACGTGCTCGACCGCATCGAGCCGGGCGCGACCACCGACGAGATCTGCAAGGGCTTCCCCGACATGGAGGGCGAGCACGCCGACTGGTACGGCGCGACCGACCACTGGCAGATGACGACGAACCACTGGGCACACGGGCTGGGCCTCCAGCTCTACGAGGTGCCGCTCATCTGGCGTGGCCTCTCCCCGGACCACCCCATCGAGATCGAGGAGGGGATGACGATGGCCGTCGAGACGATGGAGCCCGCGGACCGCCAGGGCGTCCGCGTCGAGGAGATGGTCGTCGTCCGCGAGGACGGCGTCGAGATACTGAGCCAGTGGCCCGTCGAGGAGATCACGGCCATCGACTACTGA
- a CDS encoding VOC family protein: MTHDVPIRVDHVGIAVESVADAEPVLLALGCEKLNDETVEDRFRWVYYRLGDASRVELIEPIEDDSFLTRFLTENGPGLHHITLEVADLDTVADSLEAEGLRVVDRAEFDTWTEAFVSPANPTGTLFQLMEYHEDYPEGRDPPEELFVNGGRVEEVAVHE, encoded by the coding sequence ATGACCCACGACGTGCCCATCCGGGTCGACCACGTCGGCATCGCCGTCGAATCGGTCGCCGACGCCGAACCGGTGCTGCTCGCGCTCGGCTGCGAGAAGCTGAACGACGAGACCGTCGAGGACCGCTTCCGCTGGGTGTACTACCGGCTCGGCGACGCCTCACGGGTCGAGCTCATCGAGCCCATCGAGGACGACAGCTTCCTCACGAGGTTCCTGACCGAGAACGGGCCGGGACTGCACCACATCACGCTCGAGGTGGCGGATCTCGACACCGTCGCGGACTCGCTCGAGGCCGAGGGGCTGCGGGTCGTCGACCGCGCCGAGTTCGACACCTGGACGGAGGCGTTCGTCTCGCCCGCGAACCCGACGGGGACCCTGTTCCAGCTGATGGAGTACCACGAGGACTACCCCGAGGGACGGGATCCGCCCGAGGAGCTGTTCGTCAACGGCGGCCGCGTCGAGGAGGTGGCGGTCCATGAGTGA
- the paaI gene encoding hydroxyphenylacetyl-CoA thioesterase PaaI, translated as MSDETETGGDDGAEEVPAEVRERIESDPFCEKLGIELVDLGPGTATLELTVTEDMLNFHGTPHGGAVYSLADAAFAAASNSHGTTAVALETNMSYLDAVDVGDTLRAEARETHMAGRTAEYQIPVTDDGDRVATFRGRVYRFVD; from the coding sequence ATGAGTGACGAGACGGAGACCGGTGGCGACGACGGTGCCGAGGAGGTGCCAGCGGAGGTCCGCGAGCGCATCGAGTCCGACCCGTTCTGCGAGAAGCTGGGTATCGAGCTCGTGGACCTCGGCCCGGGGACGGCCACGCTGGAGCTGACCGTCACCGAGGACATGCTGAACTTCCACGGGACGCCACACGGCGGGGCTGTGTACTCGCTCGCGGACGCTGCCTTCGCCGCCGCCTCGAACTCACACGGCACGACGGCCGTCGCACTGGAGACCAACATGAGCTACCTCGACGCCGTCGATGTCGGCGACACGCTCCGCGCCGAGGCCCGAGAGACCCACATGGCGGGCCGGACCGCGGAGTACCAGATACCCGTCACGGACGACGGCGACCGGGTCGCAACGTTCCGGGGCCGCGTCTACCGGTTCGTGGACTGA
- a CDS encoding RidA family protein encodes MRRTHVSSGTEWESTVGYSRAVRVGDRVVVSGTTATDEDGEVVGEGDPYAQTMQAFRNVESALEDADASLSDVVRTRMFVADASDWEQVGSAHGEFFADVRPASTMVEVAGFVDDAMLVEVEAEAVVVE; translated from the coding sequence ATGCGTCGCACACACGTCTCCTCCGGCACCGAGTGGGAATCGACGGTCGGCTACTCGCGGGCGGTCCGCGTCGGTGACCGCGTCGTCGTCTCGGGGACGACGGCGACCGACGAAGACGGCGAGGTCGTCGGCGAGGGCGACCCGTACGCCCAGACGATGCAGGCGTTCCGGAACGTCGAGTCCGCACTCGAAGACGCGGACGCATCGCTCTCGGACGTGGTCCGGACACGGATGTTCGTCGCCGACGCCAGCGACTGGGAGCAGGTCGGCAGCGCACACGGCGAGTTCTTCGCGGATGTCCGCCCGGCGTCGACGATGGTCGAGGTCGCGGGGTTCGTCGACGACGCGATGCTGGTCGAGGTAGAAGCGGAGGCGGTCGTCGTGGAGTAG